A part of Planococcus sp. MB-3u-03 genomic DNA contains:
- the truB gene encoding tRNA pseudouridine(55) synthase TruB yields MEPNGILPLWKEPGMTSHDCVFRLRKILKTKKVGHTGTLDPQVDGVLPICLGRSTKVAEYITDQGKTYEAEVLIGFSTETEDAEGAVVEQDTGDKTITRKQLEGVLQSLTGDIEQIPPMYSAVKVNGRKLYEYARKGEAVERPVRIVHIDSIELLDDADIWQGQNIRFRIRIRCGKGTYIRTLAVQIGEALGYPAHMSQLTRTQSGSFTKQQCVTLAEVEEIAQNGDIGSILQPLAYGLSAFPFEEITPDLLFGIKNGQVLEAHPVLKAEPFVVFTYQGVPAALYKRHPDKPGKMKPEKMFGFPPTDEV; encoded by the coding sequence ATGGAACCGAATGGGATTCTTCCATTATGGAAAGAACCGGGCATGACGTCCCACGATTGCGTTTTTCGCTTGCGGAAAATCCTGAAAACGAAAAAAGTCGGGCATACCGGGACGCTCGATCCCCAAGTGGACGGCGTATTGCCCATTTGCCTCGGGCGATCGACCAAAGTGGCAGAGTATATCACTGATCAAGGAAAAACGTACGAAGCGGAAGTATTGATCGGGTTTTCAACGGAAACAGAAGATGCAGAAGGCGCAGTAGTGGAGCAAGACACGGGGGACAAGACGATTACCCGAAAGCAGCTAGAAGGCGTATTGCAAAGCCTGACCGGCGACATTGAACAAATCCCGCCGATGTATTCCGCCGTCAAAGTGAACGGCAGAAAGCTTTACGAATACGCGCGCAAAGGCGAAGCGGTGGAACGCCCGGTGCGGATCGTGCATATTGACTCGATTGAACTTTTGGATGACGCGGACATTTGGCAAGGGCAGAATATCCGTTTCCGCATCCGCATCCGCTGTGGCAAAGGAACCTATATCCGGACGCTTGCTGTCCAGATCGGTGAAGCGCTTGGCTATCCGGCTCATATGTCACAGCTGACACGCACGCAATCCGGCAGTTTTACGAAACAACAATGTGTGACGCTTGCCGAAGTGGAGGAAATTGCGCAAAATGGGGATATCGGTTCTATTTTGCAGCCTCTTGCCTATGGCTTAAGTGCATTTCCTTTTGAAGAAATCACGCCGGATTTATTGTTCGGCATCAAGAATGGCCAAGTACTTGAGGCGCATCCGGTCTTGAAGGCGGAACCGTTTGTCGTTTTCACGTATCAAGGCGTACCGGCAGCGTTGTATAAACGGCATCCGGATAAGCCGGGCAAAATGAAACCCGAAAAAATGTTTGGATTTCCTCCAACGGACGAGGTGTAG
- the rbfA gene encoding 30S ribosome-binding factor RbfA: MSSMRSNRVAEQMKKELGDIIGRKLKDPRIGFVTVTDVEVTGDLQQATVYISVLGDDKAKEQTLLGLAKSKGFIRSEIGQRIRLRKTPELAFEIDSSVAYGNRIESLLRDIKDPTEE, encoded by the coding sequence ATGTCATCAATGCGCTCGAATCGTGTAGCTGAGCAGATGAAAAAAGAGCTCGGCGATATTATCGGCAGAAAACTGAAAGATCCGCGCATCGGATTTGTCACAGTGACAGATGTCGAAGTGACGGGCGACCTTCAGCAGGCAACAGTCTATATTAGCGTGCTGGGCGATGACAAGGCGAAAGAGCAGACTTTGCTCGGCCTTGCCAAGTCCAAAGGATTCATCCGCTCGGAAATCGGGCAGCGGATCCGTTTGCGCAAGACTCCTGAATTGGCGTTTGAAATCGATTCGTCTGTCGCATACGGCAATCGGATTGAATCATTGCTGCGGGATATCAAAGATCCAACAGAAGAGTAA
- the rimP gene encoding ribosome maturation factor RimP: MSKITEQIEAMAQPIIDELELELVDVEFVKEGKNWFLRVYVDNPQEPIDIDQCAIVSERLSEELDATDPIEQNYFLEVSSPGAERPLKKEKDFEKALENFIYIKTYEPVEDAKEFEGYLKSFDEEQVEIEIKIKTRRKTISIPRKKIAMIRLAIDFSAS, encoded by the coding sequence ATGAGCAAAATTACTGAACAAATCGAAGCAATGGCACAACCGATCATCGATGAGCTGGAACTTGAACTGGTCGATGTCGAGTTCGTGAAAGAAGGAAAGAACTGGTTCTTGCGCGTTTATGTGGACAATCCACAGGAGCCGATCGATATCGACCAATGCGCAATCGTCAGCGAACGTTTAAGCGAAGAGCTGGATGCAACCGACCCGATCGAACAGAACTACTTCCTTGAAGTATCTTCACCGGGGGCAGAACGTCCGTTGAAGAAGGAAAAGGATTTCGAAAAAGCCTTGGAGAATTTCATCTATATCAAAACGTACGAGCCGGTGGAAGATGCTAAAGAATTCGAAGGTTATTTGAAGTCGTTTGATGAAGAACAAGTGGAGATCGAGATCAAGATCAAGACCCGCAGAAAAACCATCAGCATCCCGAGAAAGAAAATTGCCATGATCCGTCTGGCGATCGATTTTTCTGCAAGCTGA
- the rnpM gene encoding RNase P modulator RnpM — protein MAMQKKIPLRKCVATGEMHPKKEMIRVVRSKEGEVFVDLTGKKSGRGAYVSKSEDAIELARKKKVLDKQLEVKVPGEIYEELVHAVRREQLKS, from the coding sequence TTGGCTATGCAAAAGAAAATTCCGCTGAGAAAATGCGTCGCGACCGGTGAAATGCATCCGAAAAAGGAAATGATCCGCGTCGTGCGTTCCAAAGAAGGAGAAGTATTCGTCGATCTTACCGGCAAAAAGTCAGGAAGAGGCGCATATGTATCCAAATCGGAAGATGCCATCGAACTGGCACGCAAAAAGAAGGTTTTGGACAAGCAGCTTGAAGTGAAAGTTCCAGGCGAAATTTACGAAGAGCTGGTCCATGCCGTACGCAGAGAGCAGCTGAAATCATGA
- a CDS encoding YlxQ family RNA-binding protein encodes MNKEKILQFLGLATRARKLVTGEELVISEVRRGNAKLVIVAEDASENTRKKLHDKCNSYNVPVRIGASRYEIGHAIGKEARVVLAITDNGFAKKMTSLFDEN; translated from the coding sequence ATGAATAAAGAAAAAATCCTGCAGTTTTTAGGGCTTGCCACGCGTGCACGCAAGCTGGTAACCGGTGAAGAACTGGTCATCAGCGAAGTGCGCCGCGGCAACGCGAAATTAGTCATTGTGGCTGAAGATGCGTCTGAAAACACGAGAAAAAAACTGCACGATAAATGCAATTCCTATAACGTCCCAGTGCGCATAGGCGCTAGCCGCTATGAGATTGGGCATGCAATAGGAAAAGAAGCACGCGTCGTTCTGGCGATTACCGATAATGGTTTTGCCAAGAAAATGACGAGCTTGTTTGATGAAAACTAA
- the nusA gene encoding transcription termination factor NusA, with product MSSELLDALEVLEKQKGISRDVLIEAIEAALVTAYKRNFNQAQNVRVDLNLDTGTMLVYSRKDVVEEVEDDRLQISLEDAHALNPVYEIGDIVEEEVTPRNFGRIAAQTAKQVVTQRVREAERGLIFEEYVDRADDIVNGIVERMDARNLYVGLGKVEAVLPQTEQMPNESYQPHDRIKVYITKVERTTRGPQVFVSRTHPGLLRRLFENEVPEIYDGIVEIKSIAREAGDRSKISVHANDEEVDPVGSCVGSRGGRVQTIVNELGGEKIDIVEWSEDPVVFVANALSPSKVLDVQVSEDDKSTTVVVPDYQLSLAIGKRGQNARLAAKLTGWKIDIKSETDARELGIYPPEGAVIVKSDAEADTDDFDFYDEEE from the coding sequence ATGAGCAGTGAGCTATTGGATGCTTTAGAAGTGTTGGAGAAACAAAAAGGAATATCACGCGATGTGCTGATCGAAGCGATCGAAGCAGCACTTGTCACCGCTTATAAGCGCAATTTCAACCAAGCGCAGAACGTCCGCGTCGATTTGAACCTTGATACCGGGACGATGCTCGTCTATTCCCGCAAGGATGTCGTTGAGGAAGTCGAAGATGACCGCCTGCAAATCTCATTGGAAGATGCGCATGCACTCAACCCGGTTTATGAAATCGGCGATATCGTGGAAGAGGAAGTCACACCGCGCAATTTCGGCCGAATCGCTGCCCAAACCGCGAAACAAGTCGTCACACAGCGCGTACGCGAAGCAGAGCGCGGGTTGATCTTTGAAGAGTATGTAGACCGCGCGGATGATATCGTCAACGGTATCGTTGAACGCATGGATGCCCGCAATCTGTATGTCGGTTTAGGAAAAGTCGAAGCGGTATTGCCGCAGACGGAACAAATGCCGAACGAAAGCTACCAGCCGCATGACCGCATCAAAGTCTATATTACTAAAGTCGAACGCACAACACGCGGCCCACAAGTGTTCGTTTCGCGCACACATCCAGGACTTTTACGCCGTTTGTTCGAAAACGAAGTGCCGGAAATCTATGACGGCATCGTCGAAATCAAATCGATTGCGCGTGAAGCGGGAGACCGTTCGAAAATCTCCGTCCACGCTAACGATGAAGAAGTGGATCCAGTCGGTTCATGCGTCGGATCACGAGGCGGCCGAGTGCAAACCATCGTCAACGAACTGGGCGGCGAGAAAATCGACATCGTGGAATGGTCAGAAGACCCGGTCGTATTCGTAGCGAACGCCCTTAGCCCATCCAAAGTTTTGGATGTGCAAGTGAGTGAGGACGATAAATCGACGACAGTTGTCGTACCGGATTACCAATTGTCTCTTGCGATCGGCAAACGCGGGCAAAATGCGCGTCTGGCTGCGAAATTGACAGGTTGGAAAATCGATATCAAGAGTGAAACGGATGCACGTGAACTAGGGATTTATCCGCCTGAAGGCGCGGTAATCGTGAAGTCGGATGCTGAAGCTGACACAGATGACTTTGATTTTTACGACGAAGAAGAATAA